Sequence from the Xiphophorus couchianus chromosome 23, X_couchianus-1.0, whole genome shotgun sequence genome:
atctgtaatttaaaagaTGAGAcgagcaaaaaaacaacaacattgtgcTTGACATGTTATGGTGAGCATAATTTGACCTAAAATATATGCCATTCTCAATGTATCTCCTCAAAATAAGTAAAAGCAGTTTCAGGGAACACGAATCAAGTCAAATCAAGCTTATTGGCTCGATTTGACACAAATTGCTTCTACCTCATTATTGTAATTCATCATTATGTTTCATACAATAACTGATGCTTGTTTACCCTTCAATCTTATATTACATGAAGAAGGATCAGCAGCATGACTCTTCCACAGGTTAACAATGGTCTTCCTGATCCAATAGAGCTCGACAGCCAAACCACTCAGcttatttctttttcagcttcACATTATTAGCCATACCATATGGGCTTTGTGAGGTTATCATCGCCAAAACATGGGGTAATCCTCATTGCAGCATAATCTGATCTGGCCTGGATGTTGGCGTATGGCTAAACTGCTTTGAGGTGGATTGCACAGCATGTGATCTGAGGTGGGGGCCCCACGTGTGGCAAgactgttttgttctgtttattattattattattatttatttctgagtGATTAATTAGATGCCCCACATTTAAAgatactgtgttttatttttagatgcagTGTAGCGCCGAAGGAGATGCCCATCTTTGCATTCTCTTGCAGAGATGTTCATAACctcttaaacttttccacattttgtccaGTTTCAACCACAATAGTTGtatggtttttgtgttttttatgtacGTCATGTGGTACAGCTACACAGCTTTCCCAATAATTCTGAAGTTAAAGGAACATTAATGAATAGAAATCTAAAacgtgtggtgtgcatttgcacTAAAGGCTTTCCAGAACCACCTAATGCTGCTAATACAACTGCAAATCCTTTTCATCTAGAGACTTAACTTTTTACCCTAAAGCTCAGTCTTATTGTTTAGATTTAAAGCATTCTGTTGAAGTTCTGCTtgtatgttttggatcattgtcctgctcaTATCTGAACCTCCAGTCTTTTCCAGCCTCATATAGATTTTTCTCCACGATTATCCCATGTTTTGCTTCATAAATGTTGTCACCGGTTTGCCTGCCATCCTGCTGAGGAAACCACAGCAGGATGctcccaccaccatgtttccATTGAACACAATGTGTTTaaggtgatgtgcagtgttcgTCATATGCCACCTTAGTGTTTTGTATGTAGGGGAGAAATTACAGTTGGACAGAACATCTTCCACAGGGTACTGCTCTTCCAGATTCACATGGgctgtttctattttttgtctGACTAATATTTCTTGCTAAGTCTCGCATTGTGATCTTATGTAATCTgaatctaaaaatagaaatgtctGACTCCCTTTAGGATTCTTATTTCCCCCTGGGGTGATTGTCTACCTCTTTAACATTGATTATAACATTATGATACTGGGTGCTAATGTGACACAAATGGGCCTCAAACTTTCAATTCTGCCACATGTTTTTCTGATAAGTCTTTTGAAAAGATTTGGTAGTCATGTGGCAGGTGAAGCACTCTTACATCATCCATGTTTTCCTTGTGCTTTAACATTGTAATCGGCACAAAAACTCACCTAACCCTCTCCACATGGGTTTAGCATTTGATGTGGTTTCGATTTCTTCGTCTTCTAAATCCCCACTAACATCTCACCTGGTGACCAGTGTGAATGGATTGAGCATTGTTGCAGAACAAACAGAGTTTCAGTATGAAAGCAGCTTCTCCTGCCACCTGCCCTTCCATGTCCCCTACCCTCCCTCCCAGCTCTCTGGCAGGGTGTGTGACCTGAATATTGCTCCCCGCATTGTTGCTCGCTCCACTGGGAAACGGGACCTTTTGTGTTTGCCTAATGGGAAGATGATTTGCTGTTGATTTCTACAGAACCAGTCTATCCAGCATTGCTTTGTGTATCTTTACTGAAAAGATCAGCCCATGTGATCGTCACCACTTCAAAGCTCGCACAGACTTCACGGCCGTTTGCCGTCGCCGGAGCAACATTAGACGCCACAGAAGAAGTGCCCACAAGCAGCCATGGAAATCTGCGGCTGATGTCTCCTGAATAGAGGTTTTCTCAGCCTTTGAACTGATCAATCATCCACCCACCCAGACAACACATTTGAAAAAGTCTCGGACTACAAAAGAAGGGCATCCAGTCTTTTTGTTACAGGATGCGTTTGCTTTTTGCTTTCAAACAAGTTCCTTCGTCATTAAACCCCTTAGTGACTCATTAATCGActtgttgctttaattttttgctGTGAAGTCATGAAAAGAAGGTTGCTCTCATTTCTTCTGTTCCTACCTGCGGTTTTCTCCAGGTGTAACCCCTCGTCCCGTATGTTTTCTCTTGCGCAGGTTGTATGTTTCTCCAAGAAAGCAAGTGGCAGAGCAAGGTCCGGACTCACCGCTGAAGTGGTGTCGGCAGGCCCTCGACCACCGCAGCCCGGAGACGGAAATGGCTTGCCGGACATTGATCAATCGTTTGGACCAGAGTACGCTTTTAACacaaaatatgcatatttttgctGCAACAAATCCAAtctatgggattttttttattaggaaaATGAAATTTCAGCTCATTTCCTGCTCCCCCTTCGACTCGTATTCTTACTTACAGCTCACCTCACCGAGACATCTACACGAATCGGTCTGTTTGAGCTCTGCGGCGAAGCCTGAATGGTGCCATTCAATGTGGATGATCCACTTTTGTGCGTGGATAGAAAGTTTGCATCTGATCCAACAGACTACATTCATTATTTATCACATGCTCAGCGTCGGCTTCCTGCAAGCTGCAGGACCTGAACAACAAAGCCATTCACACCACAGCCGAACAACTGCATACAGTCATGGGTTAGATTGGATTACCTTCCCCCTGTTCCCAGGGCTGCTCTCCTTTTAAAACGACATCAACCTGATAGCAAAGACTGTAGAGTTAATCATTTAAGCAAGCACACGCGTTTTATGTGTTAATCCGATACTTTTAGTCTGCTTTTTCAGACTTGACGTCATTCTCCGTTCATGTTGGGTATCTGATCTGTCCTGTCCTGTTGCCCGCAGCGTCTCGATGGAGGACCATGTACTGCAGCCCGTCGGAGGGCGGCTCGACTAGCTCTGGCCTGATCTCTCCTGGGTACCACAAAACAACTAACAAATCCGTACTAACCTGTGGCAGCTCAGGTATGGCATGACATTAACGCACTGCTTCTCTGGTGGGAATAATGTTGATAACATTCACAGTTTACATGTGTGAGTTAAAAAGTGTCGGCTTTTTAGGAGCCACACTTGACCCTGTGCATGTTGACCCACTTTACTTTGGGCCTCCCAGCACTGCAAACCATTTTCCAAAatcttttgcatattttttttggACTGATTACTACTTTCTGCCTGGCAACGATTTGTGTTCACATCTAATACCACAGAAAGCTAGCCAAATAAGGAGATCcttaaatatgtatttgtaaTTGGTAACTTAGTGCTAATtacaacaaatttttttttattttcaccacaGACAAAAAACATCAGAAGTAAAACTACTGATGTGTTTTTCACAACCAGGTgctattttattgcattataaTGAGTGTGAAATTTTATATGGCTGTCTAAagattcttactttttttgtttacatttacttgTAATTTTCCAACTGGAGAAATTTATACGTGGCTTAGTTTGTAGAGTCTGATTTCATTTCctatagtttttctttttttttcaaagatctACAGTATTGATGTTTCCCAATTTTCCAAATAACAGACTTTTGGATCAACTTGAACATGCCTGGTCAAAGTGATCTGGTCCTGTTTAGTCTGAGATCTTTTACGTaacatgttttgcatttgtCTTAATCCGTTATTTGTTTGTCAGCCAGGGGACCTCATGAGGAGATTAATCTTTCTAGAGTAATGCTGCCTTGCTAAAACAGAGTGAAATCTAAAATACGGTGGAGAGATTTAAGTTACAGCGCCTTGCAAAGGTCatacattttatcatgttacaactacacacttcaatgtattttatattgcaTTTACGGgattcctttttttccattttacatttatgtacTACTTGTTGTAGTGCATTGACAGGATATGAacacttttacaaggcactgtaaaCAAAGCAAGACAGTAaaatttttgtaatgttttacgCCAACTTCCTGCTCCTGTGTTGTGCAAATCATCCTGGgaagtgatttttgttttttcaagttTGTGTGCAAACAGGGGAAAGTACCCAGGATGTGTTCACAACATTAacaaaggatttattttttcaaattacagATTGATTCTTGTACAAATGATGTGTTGCTATGCCACTGTTTGCTTTTTCTGATgttgatttttgcattttatttactcaCCATAATATTAAATTTCAGCATCATTATGTAGCATTTAGTTTTTGCTGTAACAGGCATCACTGTCTATTATTACAGCTGTCCCCAGCATGCATTCAGCCCTGAGCTCCCAGTCCTCTATAGACAGTGAACTCAGCACCTCAGATGACTCCATCTCTATGGGCTACAAGCTACAGGATCTCACTGACGTGCAGATCATGGCTCGCTTACAGGAAGAGAGTAAGTTAGTGTGTCAAACAGAGTTGTTGGTGCTTCCTCTGCATCACTTCTGTGCGGGCAATTTTTGCTTCAGTGTGACGTCTTCTTTGGTGACAGGTCTTAGGCAGGATTACGCTTCCAGCTCAGCCTCTGCGTCTCGCCGCAGCTCCACGACGTCTTTGCAGTCCCTGCGCCGCGGCGGTACGTACAGCGACCAGGAGTTTGACACATACAGCCTGGAGGACGAAGAGGACGAGTTGTCATCGGCTCCCCAGCGCCGGCATCGCTTTACCCCGTCGCCGCTGGGCTCGCCTCGCTGTCTCTCTCCCTCCACCTCCAACCACGGGCAGGAGTACAGCAGTCGACTCGGGGCGCCGCGCACAAGAACGCCCAGGCGCTCTCTGCAGGGTCCCAGTGCAGAGCTGCTCAAATTCGCCAAGAGTGAAGGTAGACTAAAGCTTTGTAAGGAGTTACCATCGTGTGCGAGGCCAAGAATACTCCCAGGAAGGTTGCTGTAGTTTAAAATGAGGTTTATTCAGTTGTTGAATACATTTTGTGTGGTTGCAGAGGAGTTGAGACACAGCATGCCTAACCTGGCCCCCCGTACCAGCCTACGTTCCCTGGAGGCAGTCAGGAACAGCCGCAGCATGGAGGCTAACCTCCAGAGCTCTGGCAACCGCATGTCCCACCTGACCCGCTCCCCCTCCACAGGTAACCCCGCCCTCCTTACCCGCTTCCCTCACTCCTAAAATAGAACGTTCCACCGCCTCTTGATGTGTGCATGGCCACAAGAATGCTAAGACGAATGGACAGGaggtttcttatttttatgccAGGGGGTATGATTGGATCTTTTTTCTGAGGTAACATAAAAAAGATCCAATCTTTTTTGGATCTTGTTAATTAATGTGTTAAGCACATTAACATAATTCTTGTTAATTAATGCACttaaagatataaatatttccaAGATTCATTAAATATACAGAAAGATATCCCTGATAGATTAATTATTACAAATTTGAGGCTATTAGTAAGGACGTAGCAGGCTTGTTTACATTTATCCATCTAACATGGCATCACATCttgcaaaacaaattttgtgCATGCTCACATCACTTCGGATGCTACGATAAGCAGCCCTCATCATGAACAATGATGGTGCCAGCACTTTTGCCTGAAAGTAGTTATGCAACACTGCAGTTGTCATTTTTTcaatagaaatattaaaacaaaataatcctgCCTAAATCTTGTAGTCACAGTTATTATCGGCTTTTATTTAAGACATTATTTGCCACTACTGTACTTACACATGCATGATGCAACTCTCAAACAGTTGCACAAGCATCTCAGAtgcttctctctcttcctcattCTTGGccctttgtatttatttttcttttgctaatcCAGAACTGCTCCTCTAAAGCTTCCACAGACAACACAGGAGTCTCACTCACACTGCCtcccaaaagtattcatacaatttcattttgtaacatttgtcCTGTTAAAACAACAGACTTCATTCGTTGGGACTTTATGACATAGGTCAACGCAAGGTGCATAAATGAGAAGTGAGGaacaaattattaatttttgctGAATTAAACTTGTCATGatatgttctttgtttttttatgtaaacaaacGTTGCTCTAGGGATACGCATAGCAAATAAGCTTCTGCTATAAATGTGAAGTGTTTGATGTTTAATTCAGAACACTTCCTCCTATATAAATACACTGATAGCTGTTTAAACAATCAACTGAAAGTAATGCAAATCTTTTGATCTCCTAATCTGAAAATGCcaaataaggggaaaaaaacaggatccatggtaactctggaggagttcCAGGGACCCTCTGCTCATGTTTGTGAATCTGTAGACAGGAGAGCTATTGGTCATGCATTTCACAAATGTCACCTTTATAGAAAAGATACAAGATGAAACCAGTTGTTGAGAGAAACCCATCCAGTCACATTTGCAGTTTGTAAAAAGCCATGAAAAACAGGTCGGATGAAACCAAGATTGAACTTTATCGCTATTTGTTGCAAAAATGGCACAAGCCCTCAAAAAGAAACATCTGGAGGCTGGAAACTGGGACAGAGGATCAGCTTCCAGCAGAATTGCCTTCCTAATCATACAGCTTGAgcaaatattcttaaaaaaacattgaagccATAGAAGTTCAATCACATAGATACCTTTGTCCACAGTTTGTCTAAAATCTCAATAAACTGTACATATCAAGACTGTGTTGAAACCTTTTCTTTCCTGCTTAAGGTATGGCTTGTAGTCGTCTGCGGAGCAACGGTCAGTCTCCACTCACGTTGCGAACTCCGGTCAAAGCCGTCAACCCTGTGGGCTCCATGTCAGCTGGTCGTCAGTCTCCCAGAGGTCTCCCAGTCATCCAGTCGCTTCCTGTGGCAGGCGGTCGCCGGGTCCAGTCTCCAGGATCTGTAAATGGAGGAAGTTACGTACCTGGGAGGGCCTCGGTTGGGGGAGGAAGGCCTGCGGTGGGGCGGGGTCAGGCTGTGTCATCAATCTCCATAAGAAGCAAACTCACCCAGCCTCCCAGGAGGTCAGTGGCCAAAAGGAAACGGGTTCAGAAATGTGGATATGACGAAGAGTTTAAGTGTTTAGGGACTTTTAATTTTACACTTGTCTGAGTATAAATGGAGACtaacctttaatttattttgacaggTCTTTAGGCATGACTAAAATCTCAGATGAATCCTGGAAAGACGGCTGCTACTGAGTTCTTCCCGTCCTTGAGGATGCTGGAACACTAACCCCACTTTCCTGTATTTGAAGAAACTCAGCCACTGTGTCCCTAAATGAGTCTCAGAACCTCTAGGTCCTTCATTTCAGGCTGGATCCCTGGACTGCACTGGATTTGTAGTTAATCTCCTTCCTTTGCATGATACATTGTCAACCCACACATAGAGACAAAGAGAGAATGTGTAGGACGACGTGGAGTTGCACAGGCACACTCCATTAGTTACGTGGACCAACTCTTGATttcctacagaaaaaaaaaatctatatatatgtttgtgtcaatttgacatatttttctatGGTGATTTTGAGAAACTGCTGGAATTTTAGGGGTCGTATTTCTGCACTGTTGCTGTAAttgaaatgaagacaaaaatgaaGATATTGCTGGTTTGTACATTTGAATAACTAGATGAAAGTACAGTGTtgcatgctgggttttgttgttttacccTTTGCTCAACAGTCTTCTCATCGTTGTCTTAACTGCAATATGACAAATCTTCCATGTGTTTCAACAATGATCTGTGGAAACTTACAAATGTTTGAGTGACTTGTTGTGAATTGTGTCGTGTTTGTGTTCTGCTACATGCCTACACAGCAGTGCAACTCTTCTCAACCACACTGCCCTTATTGatatctgaaaaaaacacataGTTTGTGCCAAGGTGCATTAAAGCTGGAACTCTTGCATTCTATGAACAATTGAAGGTACTGAACACGACTGAACTTCACAGGCATTTTTACTGCATATCTGAAGGTGAATTGAAGGCCTGCTTTTTGTAAAACACtgtattaaaaaacatgtttatgcaCAGAGGCCTCGTGCCTTAGTCAGCTATGCACCCTCATAAAGAGTGCCTCTGAAATTTGGGAGCTgtgatgaaaatgaataaacttgACCCTGAAGCAGTAAGTGTTTTCCTGGTTATTTTTAGGCTTTATttgccaaaacatttaaaaagttttaaaccacaATTTACTTGTTTACTCTGCAATCTAGGAATGAACAATAACAAAGGTCTAGCTCATTTATAGagcatatttatataaaacaaactcGATGTGCACAAATCAGTTTGAAGCTTAGAGACTTAATAATGGACCATAATATCacttagttgtatttttttttatttagaaaagtaAGTGTAAGCGTTTactgtaatgtaaaatatgaaagtagttttttgattaatttgcgTGTTTAGCTAAAATAATAAGATCATAAAGATAGAACTGGTGTAACTTGAGTTTTTCCTCATACTATTTTGTAAAGTGCACACTGTCCCCTGAAGCAAGACACCCCAACAACATGAGGTTGTCATTCTGAACGTTCCAGTTGAGATTGTGTTCTCAGAGTTGCAAGCTTTcccttttttctccaaatgtaaAGATGGTTAAGACCAAACACCTAACTTTTCCATACTTTCGACTACAAGAAATGTCACCACAGATTAAGCGCTCTGTGtccctggattttttttattattattttgcaaactAATGTGGCATTTGAAGTTACTCTTGAAGCAGTGGCTTCTTCCTCCCTGAATGACCATTCAGTCCATGGCATCGCATGACTTGTTTCACTCCATCTTTAGTTTTTGTTCTCGGGTTGCGTATTACGCAGCAAAGCATATCTGCTTCCTGAAGAGTATCATGGTATCAAAAATGGTATCTATCAGTAACTTGTCATGTGTATAtatatgcgtgtgtgtatgtatgtatacatgcatatatacatacatacatgcattttattttttatacttgtgcatatgtattaattgtttttatcttgtaaccaggttgctatgtattgcaaattttttgctcaggtccctcttgaaaatgagatctagatctcaacggggtttacctgattaaataaaggaatatatatatatatatatatatatatatatatatatatatatatatacagtatatgtatttATGCAATTTGATCATTGACTCAATGATCACAATACTATTTCTAAAGTGAGCTTCTAATATTGCGTTAACAGTAATTCACGTaaatttcaaggtttttttttatttggcaaattctattttaaaacatgtttgtgttgttttaccAAGCActttaaaattgcaaaaatcCTAAAGTGTCATTTATAATAGGGCGACTAAGGTAATATAGCGTCTAGTCTTctatgcaaaaatattgattgaaaaaagTAATATGAAAGGAATATTACTGGCGTTGTGGTGCCTTGTGGTGGGAGGAGGGCACCCCCAAATCAAGTTCTGCCTAGAGACCTATACAGTCTTTGACAGGCTCTGCCCAAA
This genomic interval carries:
- the LOC114139342 gene encoding SLAIN motif-containing protein-like isoform X1; protein product: MVVPDSSGVVPEPDNGRPTGLTESSDPVCEEAEERGHDLAGVELEEVRKLQELVRRLEVQNETLRNRGAKIVIPRGANSNLSAADNINKRLTCDQVRVGHSGEPGSTDCKLSPPQDNNSSGEDMSPLPVISRLEDDDEKEEDRVEEEDLGPCGSFLSLTCRNSSERSQGQSQTPESPSQESYESETLTESDSGVDQTALDEVDVLDLEDECLEVEDEDSWLYVSPRKQVAEQGPDSPLKWCRQALDHRSPETEMACRTLINRLDQTSRWRTMYCSPSEGGSTSSGLISPGYHKTTNKSVLTCGSSAVPSMHSALSSQSSIDSELSTSDDSISMGYKLQDLTDVQIMARLQEESLRQDYASSSASASRRSSTTSLQSLRRGGTYSDQEFDTYSLEDEEDELSSAPQRRHRFTPSPLGSPRCLSPSTSNHGQEYSSRLGAPRTRTPRRSLQGPSAELLKFAKSEEELRHSMPNLAPRTSLRSLEAVRNSRSMEANLQSSGNRMSHLTRSPSTGMACSRLRSNGQSPLTLRTPVKAVNPVGSMSAGRQSPRGLPVIQSLPVAGGRRVQSPGSVNGGSYVPGRASVGGGRPAVGRGQAVSSISIRSKLTQPPRRSLGMTKISDESWKDGCY
- the LOC114139342 gene encoding SLAIN motif-containing protein-like isoform X2 is translated as MVVPDSSGVVPEPDNGRPTGLTESSDPVCEEAEERGHDLAGVELEEVRKLQELVRRLEVQNETLRNRGAKIVIPRGANSNLSAADNINKRLTCDQVRVGHSGEPGSTDCKLSPPQDNNSSGEDMSPLPVISRLEDDDEKEEDRVEEEDLGPCGSFLSLTCRNSSERSQGQSQTPESPSQESYESETLTESDSGVDQTALDEVDVLDLEDECLEVEDEDSWLYVSPRKQVAEQGPDSPLKWCRQALDHRSPETEMACRTLINRLDQTSRWRTMYCSPSEGGSTSSGLISPGYHKTTNKSVLTCGSSAVPSMHSALSSQSSIDSELSTSDDSISMGYKLQDLTDVQIMARLQEESLRQDYASSSASASRRSSTTSLQSLRRGGTYSDQEFDTYSLEDEEDELSSAPQRRHRFTPSPLGSPRCLSPSTSNHGQEYSSRLGAPRTRTPRRSLQGPSAELLKFAKSEGMACSRLRSNGQSPLTLRTPVKAVNPVGSMSAGRQSPRGLPVIQSLPVAGGRRVQSPGSVNGGSYVPGRASVGGGRPAVGRGQAVSSISIRSKLTQPPRRSLGMTKISDESWKDGCY